AATATCACGATTTGTCTGTCGAACAgtcaaaaatattcagtttacatttatataaaacagagaaaagcagcggACCGTTCTATTTAAAAAGCAGGATGCTGCAATTATGTGGCATTTTTACTTTGTTGAACAACTTCAAAAATTGTAAGGTGTGGGATTTGGAGCCTCCTGTGGTCAGAGGAGACAAGTGTAAtagtaaaatgtacagtattaatATACATGGTACCATGATAAATACAGACGTGGTAAGATGAGTGGTCCTCAAACTTCAATTATTTCgtttctgtaaatatgaaaataaaatattctttcttttatgTCTCCGTTTTTAAAGAAATAGATGTTTTCGCagagaagtaaaataaataaactgtatcTGTCATTAAAGACTGTCTGTTTTTCACTCGTGCAGGTGAAAACGCACCGATTGTGATTCAGCCTCCAGCGGCTAACGGCACCTCGGGGCCCGGGGCCTCCCAGCCGGGACAATGAAGAAAtgaacgaacgaacgaacgaacgaacgaacgaacgaacgagcGAGTGAGTGGAATCATGGCAGAGTCTCGTCTGTCTTCGAACCAGCTCGTGGCTGTTGACGAGTATTCATCCAGTGTCTTGAGAAAAACGTGCGGCGATTCCATTGTGCCATcgtttttcttgtcttttattAATGCCAACGGGTTTGTCTTTGATCCTGTctcatatttatttcttcaaCACTTATATTTTTGAACATAGAGGCGATTTCTGTGCTGCAGTGACAAATGACAATGCACTTTAAAAATCCTAAGCGCATATTTAAAAGCCCCCAAACGCGCCACGATGCTGTGGGAACACGTCGGCTCAACATGGACCGAATCACAATGAGTTTAATCGGCGTCAGTCGGCCAAGTGGTGGTTTTTGTGATTGTTGAAAGTTAAACCTCagggattaaagcaaaaataaagttttctgaCAGGCGGGGTCGAGGGGGAGGTTGATAACTTTTCCTCACCGTTGCGTGTTACTTATAATAACTCTAACTTTAATGCGCCACACATTGTAAGCGTGACTGTCTAGTGTCACAAAAAGAATGGAGGCAGGGATGAAACAGCTGGTCtgactctgttgttgtttccccttgtttccatTCTTTATGCTACGCTAGGCAGATCACCTCCATATGAGAATATCAATATTCTCATCAAACTATGGTCTCTTCCACCACGTTGAGTCGAGCAGCACTGAGCAGTTGGTAGTTCACTGTTCCTACCGGCACATTTCTGTGACCTCAAGGGAAAAAACCACAACGGGCGAAGACTTTTATAGATGCCGATCATAATCGCACAACTTGCTGACACTTTTTCTACACTTGAAACACAATGCCAACACCGTTATGATGGTATTTGCCAAATGTTTCTGGATTCCTGGTATTTCTCCAGAAGAGCTTCTGTTGAAGACGctgtttcctctgtggtttGTGACGGTGGTGTGGTAAAATTGACTTTATGTTAAATACAGGAATCGTGTTTCATGTAATTTCAgagatatattttaaattgttttaatatcAAATTGATGTTTATATAAAACTTAACCTTTCTttcatcatatttatattctattttatatttctatatattaaattttgtttttaaatttgatcagggttgtttttttaattagaaaaaaggagtctatttttttaaaatgttctcattttctttcataatCTCAACATTCCCTGGTCTTTGACTCTTCCATCAACTTTTACATGTTTTCaaacttctgtttctgtcaaatTCACTGTTTTTCCGTTCAAATAAATTTGGGTGCTAATGAGTGGAAACAAacgaaagtttttttttgtggcggtGAGCAGCACCTCTGCTGCCATTGGCTGCTGCGACGCTCCACCTCtgacagataacacacacacacacacacaaacacacaaacacaaacgtgtgtgtgttggagcagGTGGCAGCTTTTCAAGCTCCACTTTGACCAGGTGAAGTTAAAAGCTGGGGAGTCACTGAAGAGCCATCGCCCGAGGATATGGAGTCACCGACGGACTCAGAGAAACAACATCTGATCGAGGATCAAGTGGAACAACTTGGATGGtacgttgttttgtttttttctctccacacaaGATATCTCAATTTGTTGGGAAACCAGTTTGGTCTTCTCTCAGGACGGTTGCTCTGGAGGAAAACTTCTCCAGATCGGAGCTCGGTGACGACGCCTCCAGCGCGCTCGCTCTGTGTCAACCCGACGACGCGACGTCCGCAGCTGAACGTGACGCGAGACTCGTTGCCAGGAGGAAGCTCTTCATCGCCTGCGCCCTCACCCTCGTGTTCATGATCGGGGAGGTGATCGGTaagatcaaacacacacacacacacacacacacacacacacacacacacctaccttccttccttccttcctctgacAGTGTCCGggtccttcctctctcctctgcaggcGGATACGCTGCCCACAGTCTGGCCATCATGACGGACGCCGCTCATCTCCTCACCGACTTCGGGAGCATCTTGATCAGCATCTTCTCTCTGTGGATCTCGTCCAGGCCTCGGACGCAGACCATGACCTTCGGGTGGCATCGAGCAGGTGAGGTCAAAAtacgaaaacaaaacactccaaAAATGACAGCCAGTACAGCAATTtcacaaagttttgtttttatgacttACAGACAAGAACATATACAATGAtctgtgttgtttgttcaaATATTGTCATAGTCATGTGTGACTAACGTCAACAAAGACAAACTTCTCTATAAATGCAGATATTTCCAAGGGAttcacttattttttctttccactgtaaAATATTGAAGTAATATGATTTATAAATGTTGTGTTTAACAGAAATCCTGGGCATGTTACTGTCCGTCGTGACCATCTGGGCTTTGACGGCGACGCTGCTCCTCTCGGCGGCGCAGAGGATCCGAGACGGAGACTACGACATCGACAGTCGGATCATGTTGATGACGTCCGGCTGTGCCGTGGGGATCAACGTCCTGTGAGTGGGACGAGAGTTCACTCTGCGGATCATCAGACGCGATCGGACGCTTCCCCTGAATATagatttgatacatttttgttttattcaggaTGGTCCTGATCCTCCATCAGTCGGGCGCCCCACACGGACACAGCCAcggcagcaggcagcagcagcggcggggGGACGTGGAGCGCCGGAGGCACGGCAACGCCAGCGTGAGGGCGGCCTTCGTCCACGTGGTGGGAGATCTGGTGCAAAGCGTCGGGGTCCTGCTCGCTGCCGCCGTCATCCACATCTGGGTCAGTGTCCAGAAATCAGTAAACCGAATTTAAGGTGCCAGAGCCGCTGGTACAGTCTCAAACTTTCCCCCGAGCTTTCCACTGCATCCTGTGGCCTTCATCACTAGTGGAGGGAGTTTGCTTCGTTTTCATCCTGTTGAACTAAGCAGGGAACGTCAGTCACATGACGACAGGCCGTCGTTAAGGGGCAGGATAATTGTAAGACCTTGTCTCTGGTCATATGACATCACTCCCTCACCTGATGAAGTCAGTGggatgtggttgaaagctctAGGAAAAGCTAGAAAGTGGATCTtgacattatattttttccaaGTTAAACATTTGACTATTAATTAGGTATTTCCTGAGCAATTCTCCAAAAGTGAAACTACATATTTTTGAGACTTTGTCCAAGAAACAAATGTTCAGGAAGTCAGGAAGAGATTTTTCATGGCTGAAAATGTAGCTATCCTCAGTTCTATCCTTTAACTGCTTAGTTTTACAGTAGTAATTGAAGTGGCTTTGTGGTTTATCATATGCTGTTaatcatatttccattttccattttcctctcaGCCTGAGTGTAAAGTAGCAGATCCCATCTGTACGTTCCTGTTCTCGGTTCTCGTTCTCGGGACGACTTTCCCAGTCACAAAGGACATTCTCAGGATACTGATGGAGGGTAACCACTTCATGTAGAGTTTATTGCTGAGTCATTATAATAAACTCGTTTCAGTCACTCACAGTTTCTGTTGTTGACAGTCAGAGttttctcctcgtctcccctgCAGGATCTCCTCGGGACGTTCCTCTCAGCAGGgtgagagagctgctgctgctgtcggtcGGAGGAGTCGTGGCCGTTCACAGTTTGCACGTGTGGAGCCTCAACATGAGCAACGCTTTGCTTTCCGTCCACGTGGTCACAGGTGACGAcgaaaacaaacactgctgcTTATTTGTTCTCCACACAGTCGGAGTGCCCGACGATGTGGCGCCCAGGAGCAAATTCATTATCTTTGTCAAAACTCTGAATTGTGTACATTGTACGATGAATGACTCCTTTGTTGCTTTAGTCTTAACTCACTTTAATCTAAAGAGGAATTATTGATGGGATGTTTTGTGTGGCATACAAAATCCACACGTGATGTGGATAATTCAAAAGTAATGCGAGAAAAATCACAAACTTGTCGAGGATGAAATGAgcaaagtcaaaaacaaaaccagcttCTTTTCTTATATAAAGAAAAGTGGTGTCACTGTGCAGCTGTGGTTGTGAATAAGACAAATCTGGGATAACGTACATTCAGGATGGGTCGTCATCAAGTATCAATAAGAGACTACTGTAGTCATGATTTATGTTCAGAAATATATCAAATCCTTACaaacgtctgtgtttgtgtcttcagACGAAGATGCCGATTCGCAGATCGTCCTCACCGAGGCAACGGAGCTCCTGCGCTCCGAGTTCGGTTTCTCCGGCGTCACCATCCAAGTGGAGCGTGACGAACCCAGGAGTCAGACTGTGGCGACTGATACGTAGACTGACGATGCTTCCTGCTGCACCGCCCTCGTCCTCGCCCCCCAATCTGACCGGCAGATGGTGCAGCTGAACttattaataaattattaaaacagGATGCTGTGATGCTgtttacatacatttttgaaaaatctgttaGTGCAAGGCTGTGTTGAGAGCACAGAGGTGCCAGTTACCAGCTGAGGAAGCAGCAATACTAATGCTTCCTCAGTCAAGTGTTGAATAGGCTTCCTTCCTCTACGACTTCATTTACATGTAACGTGCAGGACTTCTGATCCATGTTTTTGTACAGCTATTTTATAAGATCTGAAGTGCTGTGAGcctttgatgaaatatttatttctgttgacACAATGTTCACGTCtgaacatttattaatttagtaaaaaaatTGACCAAGGCTCCTAAAGTTTGCTACTTTACCATAAAAAACAACCAGAATATCTGATTTTTAATCCTGGGCAGCTCTCAGACCAAACCTATGTGGCCTCCTTTTGCACAAA
The Scophthalmus maximus strain ysfricsl-2021 chromosome 15, ASM2237912v1, whole genome shotgun sequence DNA segment above includes these coding regions:
- the LOC118286805 gene encoding zinc transporter 2-like; protein product: MESPTDSEKQHLIEDQVEQLGWTVALEENFSRSELGDDASSALALCQPDDATSAAERDARLVARRKLFIACALTLVFMIGEVIGGYAAHSLAIMTDAAHLLTDFGSILISIFSLWISSRPRTQTMTFGWHRAEILGMLLSVVTIWALTATLLLSAAQRIRDGDYDIDSRIMLMTSGCAVGINVLMVLILHQSGAPHGHSHGSRQQQRRGDVERRRHGNASVRAAFVHVVGDLVQSVGVLLAAAVIHIWPECKVADPICTFLFSVLVLGTTFPVTKDILRILMEGSPRDVPLSRVRELLLLSVGGVVAVHSLHVWSLNMSNALLSVHVVTDEDADSQIVLTEATELLRSEFGFSGVTIQVERDEPRSQTVATDT